From bacterium:
CAAACAAAATGCCGATTTGTCCATGGATGCTGCTGCCTGTATCGGCTGCGGCGCCTGTGTGGCTGCCTGCCCCAACGGTTCTGCGATGCTTTTCACTGCGGCGAAAGTATCGCATCTCGCCTTGCTACCGCAGGGTCAGCCGGAGAGAAAACGTCGCGTAGTTGACATGGTCAACGCGATGGACACGGAAGGTTTTGGTACCTGCACCAACCACCGCGAATGCGAAGCTGCCTGTCCGAAAGAAATCAGCATTCAATTCATCGCCCGCATGAACCGTGATTATCTGATTGCTTGTCTTACACGTCAAGAAGAATCCGAAACAAAGTAGCGCGGACGTCCCGTCTGCTTGGGCTCAGGCGAGACGCCCGAGCTACTTTGTTTACAACGCGAACGTCTCGTCTGCGTTTCTTCCCGTTCGTCACAAACTTCTTTCCATTCATCACTTTGATTCAATACGATCATCATGGAAGAGGTGGCAGCACATATGAAAAATGCAATTCTGATCGTATTTCTGTTTCTTCTGTCTACAGTCCTTCACGCTCAAATGTTGGAAGAGCGCGCGAAGTGGTTTGCCTATGATGCAAAGCTTCCGCTGGATGTCCAGGACGTCAGTGTGAAGCAGATTGGTGATGTCAAAATCCGCGACATCACTTACGCAAGTCCCAAAGGCGGCAGAGTTCCTGCATTTGTGGTCGAACCTTCGGGAAAAGGTCCGTTTGCCGGAATCGTTTACGGCAACTGGGGACTGGGAAACCGGTCGGAATTTTTGCCCGAAGCAATCGACTATGCAAATGCAGGCGCTGTTTCTGTGCTCGTTGCTTACCCCTGGGATCGGCCGGCGCCCTGGCGCAAGCCAGTCGACAATTTCGATGCTCCCGAGAAGGATCGAGAAGCATACATACAAGCAGTAATCGATCTACGCCGCGCGTTCGATTTATTAGAATCGAATCCGAATGTTGAGCGTTCCCGCCTTGCCTATGTTGGACATAGTTATGGCGCGCAATGGGGCGCGATTCTTTCTGCCACCGACCGCCGTCTCAAAACGGCGGTGCTGGTAGGTGGAGTCGGAAGTCAAAAAGATATTTTCGAAAGCCCCGATCCTGATTTGCAAGCCTTTGCCGAGCAGCAAGGAAAGGAGAAAGTCAAAAAATATCTGGAAGCAGTCAGCGCTCTGGATGCAATCCTGTACGTTCCTAATTCCGCTCCCACTCCTCTCCTTTTTCAATTCGCGCGGCACGAAAAGTATTTTGACGAAGCTTCCAGCAAAAGATACGCAGAAGCGGCAAGCAATCCCAAGGAAGTTCTATGGTATGAAACAGGTCACGATCTCAATGATGTGCAAACGTACATTGATCGCGCGCGCTGGCTGGAGAAATACATCCGCACCGCTCCGGTTGAAGAAACCCTGAAAAGAAAACTACGGGGCGGCTGACAGCCTGCATTACGGGCCGTGGGCGTCTCGCCCGCGTTCTAAGAGAACTTCAGTAACTTCTGCTGTGCGAGCGGGTTTACCAAGGAGAGGTAGACTAAATGCGAAACGTAATTCCTGTTTTGTTTTTGTTTCTCCTGATCTCAGTCTGCTTTGGCGAGGACAATCTAACGTATGGCGTCGTGCGACCGCTACCGATGTCGATGATGAAAGCGGAAAAAGCAAGCCGTTTTGAACGAGAGCTGAACCGTATTCAAAAGCTGCTGCCTGCCGTCAATGTTGTTGCGATTTTGCTGGATCGTCAGAACTCGCAAAGGCAAGACTGGGTGGCAATCCTGGATGCGTGCAACAAAAAAGGGATCCAAGCGATTGTTGCCTTTGCAAAATATGATTCGAACCGAAATGAGGTCTTGTACCGTCCTGTGTTTGAAAACAATGATTGGAACTGGGACTCCCTTGGGGAATTCGTTTCCGATCCTGAGTGTGTTAACCATCCTGCGCTTTACGGACTGCTGACCGTTGATGAACCATGGCATCAAACGAAGATGCCGCACTATAGCGGTGATGATCTGAAAAGCATGTATGCAGATTTAAAGGCTCTTGCCCCTTCCGGGTCGAAGTTTAACATCATTGTCCAGTTCAGCCGCCAATTGTGGAAACAGATTCACGAACTGGAGAACCCCAATACTTATTACGATGCCGGCATGTGCGATATTGTTGCCATCAGCGCGCTCGAGTTTCAAGACTTTGAATATCAACAGGATCTCTTGGATGAGAATCACTTTTGGTCACGGAAAATTATTCATGACAAAACTCCAAATATTCCGCTCTGGACCTCCGTTCAGACAATGGGTAGACGCTACGGCCCGGCGCGTGGATACTGGTTCCCGCGGGAAAGAGATGGTTTTCACGATCTAACAACGTTGCTGGATGATGTGACTTCTCCTAAATACGAAAACAAGCACCCGCTCACCGGTATCATGTTTCAGTCATGGGATTCTGATTCAGCTGCAGGAAGACGTTATCAGTTCACGCTGGGAGATCGGAATCGGACAGGACCTGAGATTTCACAGAAAGTTGCCGCCAGAGACGCAAGAAAGGCGATTGAAGAGTGGATAGAGGATCGTTAAATCAGGACACCCGCATCGAAGAGTTTTTGCAAAAGCTCACCGAGAATTTCCTTCCTTACCTCAGCCATCTTCCTTCCACTCATCCGGTGCAGCAGTCGCAGCATATCCTTTGACAAGGTGATGGGATCGTACGGATTGGAAGTCCAGATGCGAACTTCCTTTTCGTTCACTTCGGCTTGATGAAAGTCTGAAAGCCTCAAAACATCCGGAAAAAAATCTGACGTAAGCTTCGCATAGGAAGTGAGCGTGTTCTGCTCCAAATTCTGGAGGCTCGCTCCGCAAATCGTTTGTACGTCTTTCCAACTCAATGGTCGGATCAGTTTATAGCATGCGATGAAAAAATCTTTTTCGCGTCCGATCCATGTTCCCCATGTCCAACGTTGAAAATCTGCGGGCGCGTCATCTCCGTACAACAATCTTTTCTGGTAATAGGACTGTTGTTTCATCCAAAGATCCAGGCCCGGTTGTTCGGTTGTTACAGGGAATGCGTCACGAAACTCGCAGGATCCCACTTCTAATTTTTGAATGCACCAGTGAGACAGGTTTTTTTCGACTGCTGTGAGAAGTTCTTCAATGGATGTCCAAAAATTCCGGCTAATCTGTCCGTGCAAATGTTTGCAGAACCATGTTGCGCATCGCGCGTTTCGACTCTGCCAGATTCCGCACAAACCACCTTCTGCTTCTACATAGTAGGGACATCTCCATTTCAGGTTTCGTCCGAAGAGTGGTGAATTCGGATAGTACTGATCGAGAAAGTCCTGATGTGGCAACACACCGTGCGGCCTGACATCCGCATGAGGAAAATACGCGTCAAAAACCGGAATTTCCGCTTCGATTATCTTACCGGCCAAAAAGTTCGGAATTACAGGAATATAAGTGCAACACTTGGTTTTCAATTCAAACGTAATGAGGGAATCGGCCCCGCACATTGCGCAGTCTAAACAAGTGGACCGGGTTTCATCCGGAACAGGACCCGGCAGAAGATCAGTCATCCATACTGAATAAATCGGAGGTAAGACTTGATTCAACTACTTTTTCAGCTGGTGTGTGAGCGAATGAAATTCATCGATCGCATTGACCGCGATCACCGAGTGCGAAAGCGCGGAGCTGGCTTTCATCACAACTCCAACCATGATTGCTTCGGCAATTTCTTCTTCCGTAGCGCCCGCTCTTAAAGCATTCTTTGTGTGGATGTCTATGCAGTAAGCGCAGCTCGTGACGTGAGCTACCGCGATCGCAATCAATTCTTTTGTTTTTGTAGTGAGCGCTCCCTCTTGGAAGACCCTGTCATTTACCTCAACCAGTGCCTGCATGGTTTCAGGCACAAGTTGAGCGAGAACATTGATCTTACGTACATCTTCCTTCTTATAGAATTGGTCGGCCATGTTCGTGTCGTTGTCTAAATTCTAGCATGAAAAATTGTAGGGGCGCTGCATTTGTGCTTTTTACAAATGCTGCGCCCGGCCCGCCCCCCTACAAAGGCATCGATTGAATTGGTAAAATGTGGATTTCTTATGTATTTCCTGCTGATTTTGCTTTTGCCGCTTTTTGTATTCGCCGAAGAGCCGGAGGCCATCTCTTTACTGGGCAAACCGCTCAACCGTCCGGAAATCGATGAGAAGACTCGAATCGATTTTGAACAAAAGCTTGAGAAGGCGAAGGCCGATTACGAAAAAAATCCGCAGAATCTGGATGCCATCATCTGGTTCGGCAGGCGAACCGCTTACCTGGGTCGATACAACGAAGCGATCGCGATTTACACGCGGGCCATTAAGAAGCATCCGGAGGATGCGAGACTTTACCGGCACCGTGGCCATCGTTATTTGACGGTTCGCGAAATCGATAAGGCCATCCGGGATTTCGAAAAGGCAGCAAAACTGGTTGAGGGAAAAGTGGATGAAGTAGAACCGGACGGCCTACCCAATGCTAAGAACATTCCCACCAGCACTTTGAATACGAATATCTTTTATCATCTGGGTCTATCCCACTACCTGAAAGGGGATTATGCGCGCGCGGAAAAGGCCTATCGTGATTGCATGAAGTTTACAAAAAACGATGACATGTTGGTTGCTGTCACGCACTGGCTGTACATAACGCTCCGGAGGCAAGGAAGAACTGCGGAGGCGGAAGCGCTCTTAAAGCCGATCCAGTCGGAAATGAATATTATTGAAGATTTCGAGTACCACGCATTATGTTTGCTTTATAAAGGAGAAAAAAAGCTGGAGGAATTATTGGGCGATACGAAGTCGGACGGACTTTCCGGTGCAACGCTTTCGTACGGGATTGGGAACTGGTACTTCTATAACGATCAAAAGGAAAAGGGGATGGAGATCTTTCAGAAGATTGTTGATGGAAAGGAGTGGGGTGCATTCGGGTATCTTGCTTCGGAAGCGGAGCTGGCGCGATTGAAAAGGGAACAATGAAACGGAATCTGACCTTCATCCGGATCCTTGCATTGATCGCACTTGCTTTGTCGGCTTACATTACCTGGACAAGCGTTAGTGAAAGCGCCCAGCTCGCAGGGTGCGGGGAAGGATCAGGCTGCGATGCAGTTCTTTCAACGAAATGGTCCTCCTGGTTCGGATTGCCCGTAAGTTTTGCGGCTTTGATTGTTTATGGCGCGATTGTTGTTCTCGCTTTTGTTGTCACGCCTGAGAAATCCACCGCCTGGCTCCTTCTGGTTTTTCTTTCCTTTCTTGCAAGCGCGTCGGGCCTGTGGTTTATGGGCCTCCAAACCTTTTTGATTAAGAGCTACTGCATCTACTGCACTATTGTGCATCTATGTGGAATAGTGATTACGGTTCTTGTTTTGAGAACGATGCCGGTTCAGGAAGTGCAAACCGGCAAGAAAAAAAAAGCGGCGCCTGTTGGAGTTCCAGCAAAGAAATTTTTCTATGCAGGATTGTCGGGAGTGCTTGCTGTCATTGTTCTTGCTGTCGGTCAAATGAAGCCAGGATCCGCAGACACCGCGCAGGTTCTGCAAAATGAGGGTGCAATTCCGTCTTCTGTGCCTGCAAAAACGATCCGTCTATTAAACGGCGCATTGCCTGTTAGCGTCGGTGATTATCCCGTGATCGGACTGTTGGAAGCACAACGCATAGTTGCTCATTTGTTCGATTACACCTGTCCGGCATGCAGAAAACTTCACGCAGAACTTCTTCGCGCGCAACAGACGAATCAATCCACAACAGCACTCGTAATGATACCGATGCCTTTGGATGCTGTGTGCAATCCGGGCGTGCAGGAAACTTCCTATATCCACTTGAATGCTTGTACATTCGCGAAAATCGGCCTGGTAATCTGGCGAATCAAACCGGAGGCTTATCTGTCCTATGATCACTTCATGTTTCAGGGTCAGTATCCGCCGGCTCCGGAAGCTGCCCGCGCGATCGCCGATCAACTGATCGGGCGCGACACGATGGAAAAGGCGCTGGCCGATCCGCGACTGGATGATCTCATCCGAACAAGTGTGAACATGTTCTATTCTCCTTCCATGCAACAAAAGGTTTTGCCGATCCTGATCTCACCTGAAAAGGCTTTCTATGGAATTCCAGATCAGGCGCAGCTCACTTCTTTATTCGTGCATCACTAGATCGAACCGCCAGGGCGCCAAGTTTAAAAAACTTAGTAGTTGTGGTGAGATAGAAGATTCACGGAACTCCGGTGATGATTTCGCAGTTGATCGCAGTGTCGCCGGCACCGGAGCCACCCGAACATGCATCGGAACTCCCGCCTCCGCCATTCATACTGTCGTTTCCACTATCACCACAAATAGTATCGTCGCCAAGATTGGAATAGATGGCATCGTCGCCGCCCAATCCCAGAATTACATCCGCTCCGAAAGTTCCATAGAGCGTGTCATTGCTCACGCCTCCCAAAACAGTGACATCCTTGCCTTCGCAGGTATATGCGTGATAACGCGCAAGGGCAAAGTCAGAGCTGTTGGAAATACTGGTTCCACCAACGACAACGATCCTTCCGGCGGGATGTTGGATCGCGATGGCATACGCCTTGTCGCCTGCCAACCCAAAAGTGCTAAAGTCTGTGATTACCTTGCCGTCGTTATTGAAAGTAATGTCTCTTACGCCATTCGGAAGGAAGCGGGCCAGCGCAAAGTCATAGTTCTCTCCAATCTTAACGTAGCCCGCTGCTACAATCTTGC
This genomic window contains:
- a CDS encoding carboxymuconolactone decarboxylase family protein, whose product is MADQFYKKEDVRKINVLAQLVPETMQALVEVNDRVFQEGALTTKTKELIAIAVAHVTSCAYCIDIHTKNALRAGATEEEIAEAIMVGVVMKASSALSHSVIAVNAIDEFHSLTHQLKK
- a CDS encoding tetratricopeptide repeat protein, which codes for MYFLLILLLPLFVFAEEPEAISLLGKPLNRPEIDEKTRIDFEQKLEKAKADYEKNPQNLDAIIWFGRRTAYLGRYNEAIAIYTRAIKKHPEDARLYRHRGHRYLTVREIDKAIRDFEKAAKLVEGKVDEVEPDGLPNAKNIPTSTLNTNIFYHLGLSHYLKGDYARAEKAYRDCMKFTKNDDMLVAVTHWLYITLRRQGRTAEAEALLKPIQSEMNIIEDFEYHALCLLYKGEKKLEELLGDTKSDGLSGATLSYGIGNWYFYNDQKEKGMEIFQKIVDGKEWGAFGYLASEAELARLKREQ
- a CDS encoding vitamin K epoxide reductase family protein; this translates as MKRNLTFIRILALIALALSAYITWTSVSESAQLAGCGEGSGCDAVLSTKWSSWFGLPVSFAALIVYGAIVVLAFVVTPEKSTAWLLLVFLSFLASASGLWFMGLQTFLIKSYCIYCTIVHLCGIVITVLVLRTMPVQEVQTGKKKKAAPVGVPAKKFFYAGLSGVLAVIVLAVGQMKPGSADTAQVLQNEGAIPSSVPAKTIRLLNGALPVSVGDYPVIGLLEAQRIVAHLFDYTCPACRKLHAELLRAQQTNQSTTALVMIPMPLDAVCNPGVQETSYIHLNACTFAKIGLVIWRIKPEAYLSYDHFMFQGQYPPAPEAARAIADQLIGRDTMEKALADPRLDDLIRTSVNMFYSPSMQQKVLPILISPEKAFYGIPDQAQLTSLFVHH